A genomic window from Aquabacterium sp. OR-4 includes:
- a CDS encoding copper chaperone PCu(A)C, giving the protein MRKTPLLTAALLAFSSLAAQAQTTVSEPWVRGTVAQQKATGAFMKITSKAGGKLVSVSSPAAGVVEIHEMAMEGSTMKMRALPGGLALPAGKAVELKPGGYHVMLMDLKAPLKDGDSIDLTLVVEGTDGKKETLQLKAPVKPLSGGAHRH; this is encoded by the coding sequence ATGCGCAAGACACCGCTTCTCACCGCCGCCCTGCTGGCCTTCAGCAGCCTGGCCGCCCAGGCCCAGACCACCGTCAGCGAGCCCTGGGTGCGCGGCACCGTGGCCCAGCAAAAGGCCACCGGCGCCTTCATGAAGATCACCTCCAAGGCCGGCGGCAAGCTGGTCTCGGTCAGCTCGCCGGCGGCCGGCGTGGTCGAGATCCACGAGATGGCCATGGAAGGCAGCACGATGAAGATGCGCGCCCTGCCCGGCGGCCTGGCGCTGCCGGCCGGCAAGGCGGTGGAGCTCAAGCCCGGCGGCTACCACGTGATGCTGATGGACCTGAAGGCACCGCTGAAGGACGGCGACAGCATCGACCTGACCCTGGTGGTCGAAGGCACCGACGGCAAGAAGGAGACACTGCAGCTGAAGGCCCCGGTCAAGCCGCTGTCGGGCGGCGCTCACCGGCACTGA
- the xdhC gene encoding xanthine dehydrogenase accessory protein XdhC, whose translation MTEAALRATAAAWLAAGRSARVVQVLRHRGSVPREAGTRMLVAADAVAGTIGGGHLEWQAIQQARVRLRLGEPAAERDIALGPTLGQCCGGALTLRDGPLDAAALAAWPLPVPLFTLQLYGAGHVGRAIVALLAGIDCRVMWIDERDEAFPAEAALPPHIEHLCVEPAAAEVQAAAPGSLALIMTHSHELDLAICAAALRSDDLAWVGLIGSATKRARFERRLLDRGVAPERVAALACPIGVPGVTGKQPEVVAVAVVAQLLQVAGRHAAAAGQTNWIKDSRRSD comes from the coding sequence ATGACCGAGGCCGCGCTGCGCGCCACCGCCGCCGCCTGGCTGGCCGCCGGGCGCTCTGCGCGTGTGGTGCAGGTGCTGCGCCACCGTGGCTCGGTGCCGCGCGAGGCCGGCACGCGCATGCTGGTGGCCGCCGATGCCGTGGCCGGCACCATTGGCGGTGGGCATCTCGAATGGCAGGCCATCCAGCAGGCACGCGTGCGGCTGCGCCTGGGCGAGCCGGCCGCCGAGCGCGACATCGCGCTGGGGCCCACGCTGGGCCAGTGCTGCGGCGGTGCGCTCACGCTGCGTGACGGGCCGCTGGATGCCGCCGCGCTGGCCGCCTGGCCGCTGCCGGTGCCGCTGTTCACGCTGCAGCTGTACGGCGCCGGCCATGTGGGCCGCGCCATCGTGGCGCTGCTGGCCGGCATCGACTGCCGGGTGATGTGGATCGACGAGCGCGACGAGGCCTTCCCGGCCGAGGCCGCGCTGCCACCGCACATCGAGCACCTGTGCGTCGAGCCCGCCGCCGCCGAGGTGCAGGCTGCCGCGCCCGGCAGCCTGGCGCTGATCATGACCCACAGCCATGAGCTCGATCTGGCCATCTGCGCGGCGGCGCTGCGCTCGGATGACCTGGCCTGGGTGGGCCTGATCGGCTCGGCCACCAAGCGCGCGCGCTTCGAGCGCCGGCTGCTGGATCGCGGCGTGGCACCCGAGCGCGTGGCCGCGCTGGCCTGCCCGATCGGCGTGCCGGGCGTCACCGGCAAGCAGCCCGAGGTGGTGGCCGTGGCGGTGGTGGCGCAGTTGCTGCAGGTGGCCGGCCGGCACGCCGCGGCAGCCGGCCAGACGAACTGGATCAAGGACAGCCGCCGCAGCGATTGA
- the xdhA gene encoding xanthine dehydrogenase small subunit, with amino-acid sequence MPESAAPATSSPADEQAAAARPIRFVHRGALRELSGLPATTTLLGWLREQQRLTGTKEGCNEGDCGACTVLLGELDAEGDVRFKPVNSCIQWLPTLDGKALLTVEDLGGSHPVQQAMVACHGAQCGFCTPGIVMSLAGTAERCAAAGLAATRAQLADDLSGNLCRCTGYRPILDAGEQALASPAALPRLATPALAAQLRALQADAPLQLPACTAPDGATGPAFHAPRSVAQLAALRQQHPQATLLAGCTDIGLWLNKQLRRFEHVISLGAVAGLQAIHVADGALHIGAGASLQAAWAALARHWPATTEMGRRFASRPVREAGTLGGNIANGSPIGDGAPVLMALGATLHLRLGTATRSLPLEAFYLGYMRHALQPGEFIEAIAVPLPQPADTLRAWKLSKRFDCDISALACGLHLRLQGDTVAEARFAFGGLAATVARARQAEAAVIGQPWTAATARAAMAALAHDFQPLSDLRASAAHRQRTAANLMWRLWLETRPVDPLPASATTVWEAA; translated from the coding sequence ATGCCCGAATCCGCCGCACCAGCAACTTCCAGTCCCGCTGACGAACAGGCGGCCGCGGCGCGGCCGATCCGCTTTGTGCACCGCGGCGCGCTGCGCGAGTTGTCGGGCCTGCCGGCCACCACCACGCTGCTGGGCTGGCTGCGCGAGCAGCAGCGCCTCACCGGCACCAAGGAGGGCTGCAACGAGGGCGACTGCGGTGCCTGCACCGTGCTGCTGGGCGAGCTGGATGCCGAGGGCGATGTGCGCTTCAAGCCGGTCAACAGCTGCATCCAGTGGCTGCCCACGCTGGACGGCAAGGCCCTGCTGACCGTGGAAGACCTGGGCGGCAGCCACCCCGTGCAGCAGGCCATGGTGGCCTGCCACGGCGCGCAATGCGGCTTTTGCACACCGGGCATCGTGATGTCGCTGGCCGGCACGGCCGAGCGCTGTGCGGCCGCGGGCCTGGCCGCCACGCGGGCGCAGCTGGCCGATGACCTGTCGGGCAACCTGTGCCGCTGCACCGGCTACCGGCCCATCCTCGATGCCGGCGAGCAGGCGCTGGCCAGCCCCGCCGCCCTGCCCCGCCTGGCCACGCCCGCGCTGGCCGCCCAGTTGCGTGCGCTGCAGGCCGATGCGCCGCTGCAGCTGCCCGCCTGCACCGCGCCCGACGGCGCCACCGGCCCGGCCTTTCATGCCCCCCGCAGCGTGGCCCAGCTGGCCGCGCTGCGCCAGCAACACCCCCAGGCCACGCTGCTGGCCGGCTGCACCGACATCGGCCTGTGGCTGAACAAGCAGCTGCGCCGCTTCGAGCACGTGATCTCGCTGGGCGCCGTGGCCGGGCTGCAGGCCATCCACGTGGCCGATGGCGCGCTGCACATCGGCGCCGGGGCTTCGCTGCAGGCCGCCTGGGCAGCGCTGGCCCGGCACTGGCCGGCCACCACCGAGATGGGCCGGCGCTTTGCCTCGCGGCCGGTGCGCGAGGCCGGCACGCTGGGCGGCAACATCGCCAACGGCTCGCCCATCGGCGATGGCGCGCCGGTGCTGATGGCGCTGGGCGCCACGCTGCACCTGCGGCTGGGCACGGCCACGCGCAGCCTGCCGCTCGAGGCCTTCTACCTGGGCTACATGCGCCATGCGCTGCAGCCGGGCGAGTTCATCGAGGCCATTGCCGTGCCGCTGCCACAGCCGGCCGACACGCTGCGCGCCTGGAAGCTGAGCAAGCGGTTCGACTGCGACATCTCGGCCCTGGCCTGCGGCCTGCACCTGCGGCTGCAGGGCGACACGGTGGCCGAGGCGCGCTTTGCCTTCGGTGGCCTGGCCGCCACGGTGGCCCGTGCGCGCCAGGCCGAGGCCGCGGTGATCGGCCAGCCCTGGACCGCCGCCACCGCCCGCGCCGCGATGGCCGCGCTGGCGCACGACTTCCAGCCGCTGAGCGATCTGCGCGCCAGCGCCGCACACCGCCAGCGCACCGCCGCGAATCTGATGTGGCGCCTCTGGCTGGAAACGCGGCCGGTGGATCCGCTGCCCGCCAGCGCCACCACGGTGTGGGAGGCCGCATGA
- a CDS encoding DUF2946 family protein: MHWLLRRHALRAHIALAMLVLAFAAPTVSRLLHALQAQASPWGVVCTVEGAAGGSEPGAPSLEHCPVCLLQQAASAPPPAAPMRWLPADLGEVLPPLFLQAPRPLFAWSAAQARAPPQA, from the coding sequence ATGCACTGGCTTCTTCGTCGACACGCGCTGCGCGCGCACATCGCCCTGGCGATGCTGGTGCTGGCCTTTGCGGCCCCCACCGTGTCACGGCTGCTGCATGCGCTGCAGGCCCAGGCCAGCCCCTGGGGCGTGGTGTGCACGGTGGAAGGGGCCGCCGGTGGCTCCGAGCCCGGTGCGCCGTCGCTGGAGCATTGCCCGGTGTGCCTGCTGCAGCAGGCGGCATCGGCGCCGCCGCCGGCAGCGCCCATGCGGTGGTTGCCGGCCGATCTGGGCGAGGTGCTGCCACCGCTGTTTCTGCAGGCGCCGCGCCCGCTGTTCGCGTGGTCGGCCGCGCAGGCCCGGGCACCACCGCAGGCCTGA
- the xdhB gene encoding xanthine dehydrogenase molybdopterin binding subunit, with amino-acid sequence MYASAEGPTCPPHESAHLHVAGAAPYTDDLPEPAGTLHAALGLSPLAHGRITAIDLARLQAQPGVVAVLTALDIPGPNDCGAIVHDDPILAELQRTPGGGLEGTVRHVGQPVFAVIASTREAARRAAALAPQVLSLTPLPAVLGAAQAHAAQQYVVPPMHLVRGDAPAALAQATQLTQGRFTLGGQEQFYLEGQISLAVPQEDGGMQVHCSTQHPSEMQHAVAHALGVAAHRVQVSCRRMGGGFGGKESQSALFACVAAVAAAKLQRAVKLRPDRDDDFAITGRRHPFDFSWCVAHDGEGRIGAAEVSMVSNAGHSADLSAPVMTRALCHFDNAYWLPHLAAHGYCAKTNTQSNTAFRGFGGPQGALAIEMVIDDIARALGRDALDVRRANFYGTTSNNVTPYGQVLRDNIIAPLVEQLASDCAYAERRAAITAFNATSPVLKKGLALTPVKFGIAFNVAHFNQAGALVHVYADGSVLVNHGGTEMGQGLNTKVAQVVAHTLGIAFEAVRCSATDTSKVANTSATAASTGSDLNGKAAEDAARQIRVRLAALVAQRLGGRAEAVHFAGGQARAENGQTLAWAELVQAAYLARVQLWSDGHYATPGLHWNRDTLQGEPFQYFAYGAACSEVQVDTLTGEHRVLRADLLHDVGASLNPALDTGQVEGAYIQGLGWLTMEELWWQPMDGSPGGGKNAGRLMTHAPSTYKIPTANDVPAVFNTRLYGQPNAADTIGRSKAVGEPPLLLAFSAFLAIRDAISAAGGHRSHPPLRAPATPEAVLDALDALNVVGAGLP; translated from the coding sequence ATGTACGCATCGGCCGAGGGGCCGACATGCCCGCCGCACGAATCGGCCCACCTGCACGTGGCCGGCGCCGCGCCCTACACCGACGACCTGCCCGAGCCCGCCGGCACCCTGCATGCCGCGTTGGGCCTGTCGCCGCTGGCGCATGGCCGCATCACGGCCATCGACCTGGCGCGCCTGCAGGCCCAGCCCGGTGTGGTGGCGGTGCTCACCGCGCTCGACATCCCGGGCCCCAACGACTGCGGGGCCATCGTGCACGACGACCCCATCCTGGCCGAGCTGCAGCGCACGCCCGGCGGCGGGCTTGAGGGCACGGTGCGCCATGTCGGCCAGCCGGTGTTTGCGGTGATCGCCAGCACCCGTGAGGCCGCGCGCCGCGCCGCCGCGCTGGCGCCGCAGGTGCTCAGCCTCACGCCGCTGCCGGCGGTGCTGGGCGCTGCCCAGGCCCATGCGGCGCAGCAGTACGTGGTGCCGCCCATGCACCTGGTGCGTGGCGATGCCCCGGCGGCGCTGGCCCAGGCCACGCAGCTGACGCAGGGCCGGTTCACGCTGGGTGGCCAGGAGCAGTTCTACCTCGAAGGCCAGATCAGCCTGGCCGTGCCACAAGAAGACGGCGGCATGCAGGTGCATTGCAGCACCCAGCACCCCAGCGAGATGCAGCACGCCGTGGCCCATGCGCTGGGCGTGGCGGCGCACCGCGTGCAGGTGAGCTGCCGGCGCATGGGCGGCGGCTTTGGCGGCAAGGAAAGCCAGAGCGCGCTGTTTGCCTGCGTGGCTGCCGTGGCCGCGGCAAAGCTGCAGCGCGCCGTGAAGCTGCGCCCCGACCGCGACGACGATTTCGCCATCACCGGCCGGCGCCACCCCTTCGACTTCAGCTGGTGCGTGGCGCATGACGGCGAGGGCCGCATCGGCGCGGCCGAGGTCAGCATGGTGTCCAACGCCGGCCACTCGGCCGACCTGTCGGCCCCGGTGATGACCCGCGCGCTGTGCCACTTCGACAACGCCTACTGGCTGCCGCACCTGGCCGCGCACGGCTACTGCGCCAAGACCAACACCCAGAGCAACACGGCGTTTCGCGGCTTCGGCGGCCCGCAGGGCGCGCTGGCCATCGAGATGGTGATCGACGACATCGCCCGCGCACTCGGCCGCGATGCGCTGGATGTGCGCCGCGCCAACTTCTACGGCACCACGTCGAACAACGTCACGCCCTATGGCCAGGTGCTGCGCGACAACATCATCGCGCCGCTGGTCGAGCAACTGGCCAGCGATTGCGCCTATGCCGAACGGCGCGCGGCCATCACCGCCTTCAATGCCACCAGCCCGGTGCTAAAAAAAGGCCTGGCGCTCACGCCGGTGAAGTTCGGCATCGCCTTCAACGTGGCGCACTTCAACCAGGCCGGCGCGCTGGTGCATGTGTACGCCGACGGCTCGGTGCTGGTGAACCACGGCGGCACCGAGATGGGCCAGGGCCTCAACACCAAGGTGGCCCAGGTGGTGGCGCACACCCTCGGCATCGCGTTCGAGGCCGTGCGCTGCAGCGCCACCGACACCAGCAAGGTGGCCAACACCTCGGCCACCGCCGCCAGCACCGGCAGCGACCTGAACGGCAAGGCCGCCGAAGATGCCGCGCGGCAGATCCGCGTACGCCTGGCCGCCCTGGTGGCCCAGCGCCTGGGCGGCCGTGCCGAGGCGGTGCACTTTGCCGGCGGCCAGGCCCGGGCCGAGAACGGGCAGACCCTGGCCTGGGCCGAGCTGGTGCAGGCCGCCTACCTGGCCCGCGTGCAGCTGTGGAGCGACGGCCACTACGCCACGCCCGGCCTGCACTGGAACCGCGACACGCTGCAGGGCGAGCCCTTCCAGTACTTTGCCTATGGCGCCGCCTGCAGCGAGGTGCAGGTGGACACCCTCACCGGCGAGCACCGCGTGCTGCGCGCCGATCTGCTGCATGACGTGGGCGCATCGCTCAACCCGGCGCTCGACACCGGCCAGGTCGAGGGCGCCTACATCCAGGGCCTGGGCTGGCTGACGATGGAAGAGCTGTGGTGGCAGCCGATGGATGGCAGCCCGGGCGGTGGCAAGAACGCCGGCCGGCTGATGACCCACGCGCCCAGCACCTACAAGATCCCCACGGCCAACGACGTGCCGGCGGTGTTCAACACCCGCCTGTATGGCCAGCCCAATGCCGCCGACACCATCGGCCGCAGCAAGGCCGTGGGCGAACCCCCGCTCCTGCTGGCCTTCTCGGCCTTTCTGGCGATCCGTGACGCCATCTCGGCCGCCGGCGGCCACCGCAGCCACCCGCCGCTGCGCGCACCGGCCACGCCCGAGGCGGTGCTGGACGCGCTGGATGCGCTGAACGTGGTAGGGGCCGGGCTGCCATGA
- a CDS encoding nuclear transport factor 2 family protein has translation MSTEPLAPHGHGGQPAALPGSDATAGGPAAATLAQFIATVEAGDTLAALARFYAPDACTQENQGPPRCGRDTLIAHEQRALASVQQMRMRCIHPVLMAGDRVVIRWRIHYQTPGGEARQIEELAYQRWQGEQIIHEQFFYDPAQLRQTPDPGTATN, from the coding sequence ATGAGCACCGAGCCGCTGGCACCACACGGCCACGGCGGCCAGCCCGCTGCGCTGCCCGGCAGCGACGCCACCGCGGGCGGCCCGGCGGCCGCCACCCTTGCGCAGTTCATCGCCACCGTGGAGGCCGGCGACACCCTGGCGGCGCTGGCCCGCTTTTATGCCCCCGACGCCTGCACGCAAGAGAACCAGGGCCCACCGCGCTGCGGCCGCGACACGCTGATCGCCCACGAGCAACGGGCCCTGGCCAGCGTGCAGCAGATGCGCATGCGCTGCATCCACCCGGTGCTGATGGCGGGCGACCGGGTGGTCATCCGCTGGCGCATCCACTACCAGACCCCGGGCGGCGAGGCCAGGCAGATTGAAGAGCTGGCCTACCAGCGCTGGCAGGGTGAGCAGATCATCCACGAGCAGTTCTTCTACGACCCGGCGCAACTGCGGCAGACCCCAGACCCAGGCACGGCCACCAACTGA
- a CDS encoding exo-alpha-sialidase, whose product MTTTNRRQCLGLGLRLGLGLGLPTWAGSAAAQHGHGDAATAATATAPGGAAPKARRPRPALGLGAALAPDGALWVLRLDGTRLQLQRSTDAGASWSPAQSLDTGRDGIAADGESWPKLAFGPQGQAVITYTMPLSKPFTGAIRLLRSADGGASFAPPVTVHHDRQEITHRFDAVGFDARGRLHVVWIDKRDLELAKAAGRRYEGAAIYRVESRDGGASFGPDLKVADGSCECCRIALAPTPEGGLAALWRHVFPTNVRDHAWARLADDAPAPVRATLDGWVVAGCPHHGPGLAPAAAGGWHAVWFGQRAGVAAVRYGRLDAQGRPQGEARPLPDAAAEHAAVAALGERVAIVWRAFDGQAMQWRAWLSADGGRTFTLRTLGSSRGETDHPRLAQDAGRVLALWHTEDQGVRVVTLLPA is encoded by the coding sequence ATGACCACGACCAACCGACGCCAATGCCTGGGCCTGGGGCTCCGGCTGGGCCTGGGCCTGGGCCTGCCCACCTGGGCCGGCAGCGCGGCCGCCCAGCACGGCCATGGTGATGCGGCCACGGCGGCCACCGCTACCGCCCCCGGCGGCGCAGCGCCCAAGGCCCGCCGGCCGCGGCCCGCGCTGGGCCTGGGCGCCGCGCTGGCGCCCGACGGCGCGCTGTGGGTGCTGCGCCTGGACGGCACGCGCCTGCAGCTGCAGCGCAGCACCGACGCCGGGGCCAGCTGGTCGCCCGCGCAAAGCCTGGACACCGGCCGCGACGGCATTGCCGCCGATGGCGAAAGCTGGCCCAAGCTGGCCTTCGGGCCGCAGGGCCAGGCGGTGATCACCTACACCATGCCGCTGAGCAAGCCGTTCACCGGCGCCATCCGCCTGCTGCGCTCGGCCGATGGCGGCGCCAGCTTTGCGCCACCGGTCACGGTGCACCACGACCGGCAGGAGATCACCCACCGCTTCGACGCGGTGGGCTTCGACGCCCGCGGCCGCCTGCATGTGGTGTGGATCGACAAGCGCGATCTCGAACTGGCCAAGGCCGCCGGCCGCCGCTACGAGGGCGCGGCCATCTACCGCGTCGAGAGCCGCGACGGCGGCGCCAGCTTCGGCCCCGACCTGAAGGTGGCCGATGGCAGCTGCGAATGCTGCCGCATTGCGCTGGCGCCCACGCCCGAGGGCGGCCTGGCCGCGCTGTGGCGCCATGTCTTCCCCACCAACGTGCGCGACCACGCCTGGGCCCGCCTGGCCGACGATGCGCCGGCACCGGTGCGCGCCACGCTGGACGGCTGGGTGGTGGCCGGCTGCCCGCACCACGGCCCGGGCCTGGCCCCGGCCGCGGCGGGCGGCTGGCATGCGGTGTGGTTCGGCCAGCGCGCCGGCGTGGCCGCGGTGCGCTATGGCCGGCTGGATGCCCAGGGCCGGCCGCAGGGCGAGGCCCGCCCGCTGCCCGATGCCGCGGCCGAGCATGCCGCCGTGGCCGCGCTGGGCGAGCGCGTGGCCATCGTCTGGCGCGCCTTTGATGGCCAGGCCATGCAGTGGCGCGCCTGGCTGTCGGCCGACGGCGGCCGCACGTTCACGCTGCGCACGCTGGGCAGCAGCCGCGGCGAGACCGACCATCCCCGCCTGGCCCAGGACGCCGGCCGCGTGCTGGCCCTGTGGCATACCGAAGACCAGGGAGTGCGCGTTGTCACACTGCTGCCCGCCTGA
- a CDS encoding TonB-dependent receptor, whose protein sequence is MPPSCTAHPGRPPLHLIALACLAAATGSSHAQGVATDAQVQPLVITGTRAALDPNLPSSTASITAEDLREQNLFNPEDAARMLPSTAIRKRYLGDRNANVGGRSHGVLQPGRALVYVDGYLISNFLGRFDAPRWNMVNLEALERVDALYGPFSAIYPGNSIGTTLVMTERKPRGFEASASLRLSQQDFQEYASAETYLAGQASARLAMRHDNGLFWVLGLQHQDSQGHPMGYANAVRGSTSGAFATPAAQTRVSGIVYDTDPNGRERALFGATGIDHSVQDTLNARGGWALSPTQEVEARVSLWRSRSDLRYDTWLRDEAGKPVWLGSVRDDRYAFSLPASSFAPSTRLEAHRQLGATWKTTHATGWNASVVATQYRIVEDASRQANLSQPEADLGGAGSVTRRDGTGWTTLELQATYRPVAGDWGQGRHAPTVGLHRNEYTLKNIVNTASDWRSTETALDQSYFGRTRITALYAQDAWRLNDDWRLTAGLRQERFETWGGAQYFAGPPVAQNTYAARRIDASSPKLALAWAASDTLLLKASAAKGVRFPNVDELYNGTKTGTSITTSDPALRPERARALELSAELDLGRQNLRASLFRDDVRDTIVRQTDSTVTPSVTRVNNIDRVLTEGLELVWDARDLGHRGLDLGANATWAQARIEANAANPASVGKRWLRVPPQRYTAQLAWRGTPGWLFAAAWRWSGRQFNTDTNIDIHPDTYGGTSRVNQLDLKASWRFAPQWEWSLGIDNAGNHHAWQAHTLPQRVLHTALRWEMR, encoded by the coding sequence ATGCCCCCCTCCTGCACTGCCCACCCCGGCCGGCCGCCGCTGCACCTCATCGCCCTGGCCTGCCTGGCCGCCGCCACCGGCAGCAGCCACGCCCAGGGCGTGGCCACCGACGCCCAGGTACAGCCCTTGGTCATCACCGGCACGCGCGCCGCGCTCGACCCCAACCTGCCCAGCAGCACGGCCAGCATCACCGCCGAAGACCTGCGCGAGCAAAACCTCTTCAACCCCGAAGATGCCGCCCGCATGCTGCCCAGCACGGCCATCCGCAAGCGCTACCTGGGCGACCGCAATGCCAACGTCGGCGGCCGCAGCCACGGCGTGCTGCAGCCCGGGCGCGCGCTGGTCTATGTGGACGGCTACCTGATCAGCAACTTCCTCGGGCGCTTCGACGCGCCGCGCTGGAACATGGTCAACCTCGAGGCACTGGAGCGGGTGGATGCGCTGTACGGCCCGTTCTCGGCCATCTACCCGGGCAACAGCATCGGCACCACCCTGGTGATGACCGAGCGCAAGCCGCGCGGCTTCGAGGCTTCGGCATCGCTGCGCCTGTCGCAGCAGGATTTCCAGGAGTACGCCAGCGCCGAGACCTACCTCGCCGGCCAGGCCTCGGCGCGCCTGGCCATGCGCCATGACAACGGCCTGTTCTGGGTGCTGGGCCTGCAGCACCAGGACAGCCAGGGCCACCCGATGGGCTATGCCAATGCGGTGCGCGGCAGCACCAGCGGCGCCTTTGCCACGCCGGCGGCGCAAACCCGCGTCAGCGGCATCGTCTACGACACCGACCCCAACGGCCGCGAGCGCGCGCTGTTTGGCGCCACCGGCATCGACCACAGCGTGCAGGACACGCTCAACGCGCGCGGCGGCTGGGCGCTGTCGCCCACGCAGGAGGTCGAGGCCCGCGTGTCGCTGTGGCGCAGCCGCAGCGATCTGCGCTACGACACCTGGCTGCGCGACGAAGCCGGCAAGCCCGTGTGGCTGGGCAGCGTGCGCGACGACCGCTACGCCTTCAGCCTGCCGGCCAGCAGCTTCGCGCCGAGCACGCGGCTGGAGGCCCACCGCCAGCTCGGTGCCACCTGGAAGACCACTCACGCCACGGGCTGGAACGCCTCGGTGGTGGCCACGCAGTACCGCATCGTCGAGGACGCCAGCCGCCAGGCCAACCTGAGCCAGCCCGAGGCCGACCTGGGCGGCGCCGGCAGCGTGACCCGGCGCGACGGCACCGGCTGGACCACGCTGGAACTGCAGGCCACCTACCGCCCGGTAGCAGGCGACTGGGGCCAGGGCCGCCATGCGCCCACCGTGGGCCTGCACCGCAACGAGTACACGCTGAAGAACATCGTCAACACCGCCAGCGACTGGCGCAGCACCGAGACCGCGCTGGATCAGAGCTACTTCGGCCGCACCCGCATCACCGCGCTGTATGCGCAAGATGCCTGGCGCCTGAACGACGACTGGCGCCTGACCGCCGGCCTGCGCCAGGAGCGTTTCGAGACCTGGGGCGGCGCGCAGTATTTCGCCGGCCCGCCGGTGGCCCAGAACACCTACGCCGCACGGCGCATCGATGCCAGCAGCCCCAAGCTGGCACTGGCCTGGGCCGCCAGCGACACGCTGCTGCTCAAGGCCAGTGCCGCCAAGGGCGTGCGCTTTCCGAACGTCGACGAGCTCTACAACGGCACCAAGACCGGCACCAGCATCACCACCAGCGACCCCGCGCTGCGGCCCGAGCGCGCGCGTGCGCTGGAGCTCAGCGCCGAGCTCGACCTGGGCCGCCAGAACCTGCGCGCCAGCCTGTTTCGCGACGACGTGCGCGACACCATCGTGCGCCAGACCGACAGCACGGTGACGCCCAGCGTCACGCGGGTCAACAACATCGACCGCGTGCTCACCGAGGGCCTGGAGCTGGTGTGGGACGCGCGCGACCTGGGCCATCGCGGCCTCGATCTGGGCGCCAACGCCACCTGGGCACAGGCCCGCATCGAGGCCAACGCCGCCAACCCGGCCAGCGTGGGCAAGCGCTGGCTGCGCGTGCCGCCGCAGCGCTACACCGCGCAGCTGGCCTGGCGCGGCACGCCCGGCTGGCTGTTTGCCGCCGCCTGGCGCTGGAGCGGCCGGCAGTTCAACACCGACACCAACATCGACATCCACCCCGACACCTACGGCGGCACCTCGCGCGTGAACCAGCTCGACCTGAAGGCCAGCTGGCGCTTTGCGCCACAGTGGGAGTGGAGCCTGGGCATCGACAATGCTGGCAACCACCACGCCTGGCAGGCCCACACCCTGCCGCAGCGCGTGCTGCACACCGCCCTGCGCTGGGAGATGCGATGA
- a CDS encoding GNAT family N-acetyltransferase has product MSDPTPPFPTLHTPRLLLRELLPADVPALHAIHADAEAMRWFGTDAPADLAATAAVITRFASWRLAANPGVRWGIARRSDGRLIGSCGLFAWNRDWAKCSTGYELAADARGQGLMCEALAAAMAWGFEAMALNRIEAQIHPDNQPSIALVSGLGFQREGLLREVARWGGQFHDLAQYALLRRDWRAPA; this is encoded by the coding sequence ATGAGCGACCCAACCCCGCCCTTCCCCACGCTGCACACACCGCGCCTGCTGCTGCGCGAGCTGCTGCCCGCCGATGTGCCGGCGCTGCATGCCATCCATGCCGATGCCGAAGCGATGCGCTGGTTCGGCACCGATGCGCCGGCCGATCTGGCGGCCACCGCGGCGGTGATCACCCGGTTTGCCAGCTGGCGCCTGGCCGCCAACCCCGGCGTGCGCTGGGGCATCGCGCGCCGCAGCGATGGCCGGCTGATCGGCAGCTGCGGCCTGTTTGCCTGGAACCGCGACTGGGCCAAATGCAGCACCGGTTACGAGCTGGCCGCCGATGCCCGCGGCCAGGGCCTGATGTGCGAGGCCCTGGCCGCCGCCATGGCCTGGGGCTTCGAGGCCATGGCGCTGAACCGCATCGAGGCGCAGATCCATCCCGACAACCAGCCGTCGATAGCGCTGGTGTCGGGCCTGGGATTCCAGCGCGAAGGCCTGCTGCGCGAGGTGGCGCGCTGGGGCGGGCAGTTTCACGATCTGGCGCAGTACGCGCTGCTGCGCCGCGACTGGCGCGCGCCGGCATGA